A region from the Benincasa hispida cultivar B227 chromosome 10, ASM972705v1, whole genome shotgun sequence genome encodes:
- the LOC120088821 gene encoding probable receptor-like serine/threonine-protein kinase At5g57670, protein MMLLADPAAPLGGSVVVVGVKMDSQSRELLTWALVKVAQPGDCVIALHVLDSAAVPEGKSSLLSLVKSFDSVLSAYEGFCNLKQVDLKLKVCRGSPVRKIIRREVDSYGEASLILGTSKTHHRIRSSASVAKYCARKLSSRFSVLAVNNGKVIFQRLATFPNKGQSRDKDGDKNCAAIVEVTNETKAVGLATNFIDSHRCLQKSDSGCNDKTERDCVEGAPSLLERNDSGIDLVDELPEDNDVENSLALVPFHKPQGIVKSNSIVSRESSHWKSSWPLLRRIFLSKHQAEKSSKKLSTFQGVLHIPSFQSSSALVYPDQKQNSSDQDQGSTIDGDCGAIVPYGSSHIWESLPKEVLDLKDKCSSTCRLFTYEELLSATSNFMPENLVGKGGSSYVYRGLLPDGKEIAVKILKPSENVLKEFVQEVGIIATSTHKNIISLIGFCLEDNNLLLVYDFLSRGSMEENLHGCKKDVDSFGWQERFKVAVGVAEALDYLHNCRDEPVIHRDVKSSNILLSEKFEPQLSDFGLASWASSCFQITCTDVAGTFGYLAPEYFMHGKVSDKIDVYAFGVVLLELLSGRKPISNNCPKGQESLVMWAKPILTEGKVSQLLDPSLGSDYNHDQIGRMILAATLCIRRAPRLRPQISLVLKLLQGDEEITTWARQQIDELDELDASDGEPLPTNIQSHLNLALLGLEDDSLSVGSGIQSVSIEDYLQGRCSRSSSFN, encoded by the exons ATGATGCTGCTCGCTGACCCCGCCGCTCCCCTCGGCGGCTCTGTCGTCGTCGTCGGGGTCAAAATGGATTCCCAGAGTCGCGAATTGCTCACTTGGGCGCTTGTTAAAGTCGCTCAGCCTGGGGATTGCGTCATTGCTCTTCATGTCCTCGATTCTGCCGCTG TTCCTGAGGGAAAATCGAGTTTGCTTTCTCTTGTGAAGTCGTTTGACTCTGTGTTGTCCGCTTACGAAGGATTCTGCAACCTGAAGCAG GTTGATTTGAAGCTCAAGGTCTGCCGAGGCTCGCCGGTTCGGAAAATCATTAGACGGGAAGTGGATTCTTACGGCGAGGCTTCACTAATTCTTGGTACTTCTAAAACTCACCATAGAATCCGTTCGTCGGCCTCGGTTGCTAAGTACTGCGCTAGAAAATTGTCGAGCAGATTCAGTGTTTTGGCTGTTAATAATGGCAAAGTTATTTTCCAGAGATTAGCGACTTTCCCGAATAAAGGCCAGTCTCGAG ACAAGGATGGGGACAAGAATTGTGCTGCCATTGTAGAAGTAACTAATGAAACAAAAGCTGTTGGGTTGGCTACAAACTTTATCGATAGTCATCGTTGTTTACAGAAATCTGACTCTGGTTGTAATGACAAAACGGAGAGGGACTGTGTTGAGGGTGCTCCATCTTTGCTTGAACGGAACGATTCGGGAATCGATTTGGTGGATGAGTTACCCGAGGACAATGATGTGGAGAATTCATTGGCTTTGGTACCATTTCATAAGCCTCAGGGAATTGTGAAGTCGAATTCCATTGTGAGCCGAGAATCGTCGCATTGGAAATCGAGTTGGCCACTTCTGCGACGGATCTTTTTGTCGAAGCACCAGGCAGAGAAATCTTCAAAGAAATTGTCGACATTCCAAGGTGTATTGCACATACCAAGCTTCCAGTCGTCCTCAGCTTTGGTTTATCCAGATCAGAAACAGAACAGTTCTGATCAGGATCAGGGTTCCACCATTGATGGAGATTGTGGGGCAATTGTGCCATATGGGTCCAGCCACATTTGGGAGAGCCTTCCTAAAGAGGTATTGGATTTGAAGGATAAATGCTCATCCACCTGCAGATTGTTTACTTATGAGGAACTTTTATCGGCAACTTCTAATTTTATGCCTG AGAATTTGGTTGGTAAAGGAGGTAGTAGCTATGTTTACCGAGGGCTTCTTCCCGATGGCAAGGAAATTGCTGTCAAAATTTTGAAGCCATCCGAGAATGTGCTAAAGGAGTTTGTTCAGGAAGTTGGGATCATTGCGACTTCAACTCATAAGAATATTATATCTTTAATAGGTTTTTGTTTGGAGGACAATAATTTACTGTTGGTCTATGATTTTCTTTCAAGAGGAAGTATGGAAGAAAATCTTCATG GTTGTAAGAAGGATGTGGATTCATTTGGTTGGCAAGAGAGGTTTAAGGTTGCAGTTGGTGTTGCTGAAGCACTAGACTATCTACACAATTGCAGGGACGAACCTGTGATACACCGAGATGTGAAGTCCTCTAACATTCTGCTTTCAGAGAAATTCGAACCACAG CTTTCCGATTTTGGGCTTGCTAGTTGGGCATCATCGTGCTTTCAAATCACCTGTACTGACGTAGCTGGAACGTTCGG TTACTTGGCTCCTGAGTATTTCATGCACGGCAAAGTGAGTGACAAAATCGATGTCTACGCATTTGGTGTGGTACTCCTTGAACTACTTTCAGGTAGAAAACCAATCAGCAACAATTGTCCCAAGGGGCAGGAGAGCCTTGTCATGTGG GCAAAGCCAATTTTGACGGAAGGCAAAGTTTCACAATTACTAGATCCAAGCCTAGGCAGTGATTACAACCATGATCAAATAGGTCGAATGATTTTGGCTGCTACCCTTTGTATCAGACGAGCACCGAGACTCCGCCCTCAAATCAGCCTG GTATTGAAACTTCTCCAAGGCGACGAGGAAATAACAACATGGGCAAGACAACAAATCGATGAATTGGACGAATTGGATGCAAGTGATGGAGAACCTCTACCTACTAACATCCAATCACACCTAAACCTGGCTTTACTTGGGTTGGAGGATGACTCACTTTCTGTTGGCAGTGGAATACAAAGCGTCTCCATAGAGGACTACTTGCAGGGCAGATGCAGCCGCTCTTCAAGCTTTAACTAG